The following proteins are encoded in a genomic region of Oncorhynchus masou masou isolate Uvic2021 chromosome 32, UVic_Omas_1.1, whole genome shotgun sequence:
- the LOC135526904 gene encoding homeobox protein EMX1, which yields MFSSTGKRCFTIESLVAKENPLTTEDPIRPTALTYSNPTDGFMNGYQSPTGRSLYQNPELVFPESVNHPGLTMNPHQLGGGHLQHPAHFFGTQHRDPLNFYPWVLRNRFFGHRFQGNDVSQDSMLLHGPFARKPKRIRTAFSPSQLLRLERAFEKNHYVVGAERKQLANSLSLSETQVKVWFQNRRTKYKRQKLEEEGPDCHQKKKGSHHINRWRLATKQGSSEDIDVTSED from the exons ATGTTTTCGTCCACGGGTAAACGCTGTTTTACGATAGAATCCTTGGTGGCCAAAGAAAACCCTCTAACTACGGAAGATCCCATCCGACCGACGGCTTTGACTTATTCCAACCCCACTGACGGTTTCATGAACGGGTACCAGAGTCCCACCGGCAGGTCTCTGTATCAGAACCCGGAGCTGGTGTTCCCTGAGTCAGTCAACCACCCAGGGCTGACCATGAACCCCCACCAGCTAGGAGGGGGCCACCTACAACACCCTGCACACTTCTTTGGGACGCAACACCGAGACCCTCTTAACTTCTACCCATGGGTTTTACGGAATAGATTCTTCGGACACAGATTTCAAG gaAATGATGTTTCCCAAGATAGCATGCTCCTTCACGGCCCGTTCGCCCGGAAACCCAAGCGGATCCGCACCGCCTTCTCCCCGTCGCAGCTCCTGCGGCTTGAACGGGCCTTCGAGAAGAATCATTACGTAGTAGGAGCGGAGAGGAAACAGCTGGCCaacagtctcagtctctctgaaACACAG GTGAAGGTGTGGTTCCAGAACAGGAGGACTAAATACAAGAGACAGAAGCTGGAGGAGGAGGGGCCTGACTGTCATCAGAAGAAGAAAGGAAGTCACCACATCAACAGATGGAGGCTTGCCACCAAGCAGGGCAGCTCAGAGGACATTGATGTCACCTCTGAGGACTGa